TATTAATTTTGGAAGAGAATGAGAAATTTAAgaggcagttacttatttgaataagtgttatctgATAGTCCATGTcaagtccgacctctttgagaaTGAGCTTATGTCAAACCCGACCTCTTTAGAAAATGTCGAATAAATGGTGAAAGCTAATCTTTAGGTTGGACCTTTTTATCTTACTCAAACCTGGACCATAATGTTATATCAAGATATGAATAGTTAGATTCTCTTTATGGTTGCTTTTTGAAAATAAGGGATGATATGCTCTTCAGAGCACTTCATCTTCATGGGATGCTTCTAAGAACTAAACTTTTCTCTTATGGTGAAGACGCTGCTGCTTCCAGTGGGATTCATGAGATGCTTTTTACATTTGATTTATGCTTTCAAAATCTTTAAtgaatattataatttaaaactcAATGAAAGAATTAATTTAGTTTAGTAATTTATCATTTGAAGATAAAAAATGCTGTGtaaagattatatatatatatatatatatatatatatatatatatatatatatatatatatatatatatatatatataacatcaTCGATCATCAatcaatataaatatataataaaaacacTATAATACAGGCTTTGTTTTCCGAGCTAAGGATCCTAGGCAGGAAATAGTAAATTTAAGGTTCCAATTTCCaagttaaaatatatattttttttttttagggtAATTTATCCAAATAAATAAAGTGGGTGAAAGCTTTATTCaaatacacaaaataaataTCCCTTACATACATGTGCATTTTCACATTCTTATGTAAACTGTGGGAAACTACCACGGTTTCTCATTTTAACATAAACCGTGGGAGCTAGCAACGGATTATGGGTTTTGTGGTTTGTGTGTAAACCGTTGTAAGCTGCAACGGTTTACGAAGGGAGAATGCGAAGCATAAACCGTGGCAGGCTTCCACAGTTTATGAAGGAGGAATTTTGATCATAAACCGTTTTAGGTTACAACGGATTAGGAACACCGAAATTCTATATATATGTCAGTGATATTCTACTTGCATAAGAGATCATTCTCACAATGGCAAGTGAGGAGGAGAGTGTTCTTGCCTTAGTGCATTACTCTgggaaaattaaaaaaagcaaaagctaTGGTGTGAAGTTCACTGACAGAGAACCTCTGAGTGTGTTCATCAGTTCGTCAAGCACTTTGTCAGATATAAAGAATAGCATCTTGCAGAAGCTTGGCGTCTTTGGTACCAAGTGGGTGAAGAAGctattctacaagattcccATCGCAGTTGTCTCGATCGGTGTTCAGTATGATACCTTTGTGCTAGCGGATGATGAAGATATTAGGATTCTGTTCCATTTTGTTAGGAGTTTTCTAGAGATCCGAATTCACTAGTTGTTTGCGAAGTTGGAGGTTGGTGTCGATAGTTCTGGGGCATCAGCTCCATTTCATAGCTCGACTGCCGCGGGAGGTGCGTCTAGTTCGATGCCTGCGGTCAGACCGTATCTTTCGCCGGTGGGTTCCCCTACGTTCGCGGCTGATTTAGAGCGAACGGAGGTTGTTGGTTCGGTACAGTTGGAGAATGCAGGAATCTTTGAGCAGCCTGATGTCGTGGGTACCGGTGGTTGCCAGTTACCTTACATGGAAGGCTTTGGTGAACCTGATAGAGTAGAGAATGCAATGTGTGACGATGACCCTGACCAGGAGCCTGTCGATATAATCGGGGACAGCGACGACGACACAGGTGCCAATCCACATCCGCAGCATGGGCCTTCAAATTCTGCTTCTCAACAGTACCCTCCACACTTCTCCACACTAAACTTGGAGGTTCTGGGTCAACAGGAGGACGGTGGTAACACGATCGGGGGCTCTTCTACAGAATTTTAGATTGGGCAATATTTCCAGAATAAAGATGAGGCTATGCTGAGTGTGAAGGACTATAGCATCCGGCGAGGTGTTGAGTACAGAGTCATCGAATCAGATCATCTGAAGTATCATGGAAAATGCAAGCAATTTGGCAAGGATTGTACTTGGTTGATTCGCATTGCGCTGCGTGCACGAAAGGGCACTTGGGAGGTTAGGAGGTACAACGGGCCACACACATGCTTGGCAACCTCTATTTCCAGTGATCACCGTCAGCTGGATTACCACGTTATCTGTGCGAGGATTCTTCCGTTGGTTAGGACAGATGCTACAGTTACGGTAAAGGTACTGCAACAAGCTACAGAAGCCGATTATGGTTTCAGGCCTAGTTACAGGAAGGTTTGGCTGGCGAAGCAGAAGGCAGTGGCACAAATATATGGAGATTGGGAAGAGTCATACGCGGAGTTGCCACGTTGGATGCTAGGAGTACAGTCAACAATGGCCGGAACAATAACCGTGTTGAAGACCTCTCCTGTTCGGCTTCATGGTGAGGTTGATGAGTCGACGGTGTACTTTCACCGATTATTCTGGACATTCCCACCCTGTATCGAGGCATTTCGTCATTGCAAGCCCCTCGTCAGTATTGACGGGACCCACTTGTATGGCAAGTATGGAGGGACGCTCTTGTTGGCGATAGCGCAGGATGGGAACTCCAACATCCTCCCCATTGCATTTGCCCTTGTGGAAGCAGAAAATGCAGAGTCGTGGTCATTCTTCTTGTCCAACCTACGAGAGCATGTGACTCCTCAGGATGGTATCCTTGTAATCTCTGACAGGCATAACGGGATCAAGGCAGCACTTGAGGCTCCTGAGACTGGGTGGCTGCCTCCACGTGCTTTCCGAGCGTACTGTATTCGGCATGTGACAGCGAATTTTGCCCTAACTTTCAAAGGTAAAGATTCAAGGAGGATGTTAGTGAATGCTGCCTACGCAAAGACTGAAGCAGAGTTTTATTACTGGTTTGACATCATGCGGACTGAGAATCCAGCAATGTGTGAATGGGCCAATCGGATGGAGTACGACAAATAGACCCAACATGAGGATAGTGGTCGACGGTTCGGGCACATGACAACCAACATCAGTAAATGTGTGAACTCGGTGCTAAAGGGAACTCAAAACCTCCCGGTCACATCGTTGGTTCAGTCAACTTACGGGAGGCTTGCTCAGCTTTTTGTGGTACGGGGACAAACAGCAGAGGCACAACTCGGATCTGGTAATGAATTTTGCCAGGCATTGGCCAAGGCAATTGATCGGAATCTAAGAGACTCAAGGTGTTTCACTGTCACGTTATACGACAGGCATCAATCGGAGTACACCGTGGCCGAGACAACACCAACCGGGTGCTTCTCGCTGGGTAGCTATAGAGTTTTCCTTAAAGATCACAGATGCGACTGTGGCCACTTTCAGGCGCTGCATTATCCTTGTTGCCACGCCATTGCATGTTGCGCCTACTCCTGCCTTAATTGGGCGTCTTATATTCACGAGGTGTATCGTATGAGTGAAGTTTTCAACGTTTAAAAGCAGGGTTTTGTTCCGCCTATCCCGGAAGGCCTATGGCCTCCATATGCTGGGCCAACCATCATTCCTGACCCTAACATGAGGCGTGCAAAGGAAGGTCGTCCAAGGGCAACCAAGATCCGTGGTAGTATGGATCAATCTCTGGAGAACCAGCCGAAGCGCTGTGGGCTATGCCGTTAGGCTGGGCATACGCGGAGGAACTGTGACCAGCGAAGACAT
The Arachis stenosperma cultivar V10309 chromosome 7, arast.V10309.gnm1.PFL2, whole genome shotgun sequence genome window above contains:
- the LOC130939510 gene encoding uncharacterized protein LOC130939510, whose amino-acid sequence is MLSVKDYSIRRGVEYRVIESDHLKYHGKCKQFGKDCTWLIRIALRARKGTWEVRRYNGPHTCLATSISSDHRQLDYHVICARILPLVRTDATVTVKVLQQATEADYGFRPSYRKVWLAKQKAVAQIYGDWEESYAELPRWMLGVQSTMAGTITVLKTSPVRLHGEVDESTVYFHRLFWTFPPCIEAFRHCKPLVSIDGTHLYGKYGGTLLLAIAQDGNSNILPIAFALVEAENAESWSFFLSNLREHVTPQDGILVISDRHNGIKAALEAPETGWLPPRAFRAYCIRHVTANFALTFKGKDSRRMLVNAAYAKTEAEFYYWFDIMRTENPAMCEWANRMEYDK